A segment of the Anopheles cruzii chromosome 2, idAnoCruzAS_RS32_06, whole genome shotgun sequence genome:
gacgacgaggccgaccggccggtcgacCGGTCGGTAGTGTAAGCGATATTTTGTGACTGGCCTCGCGCACGATGACTCGTTGAGTTTATAGTTCGGGTGAGTCTCGCCACTCGAGGCTCCGGCCAAGCCGGAGTCGAACGTAGGTTGGAAAATTGAGTGaagtttttgaaacaatttttttgcaaaaagcACCAATAACCGCTTGGCACCGACCAACGTCTACGGTTGGTTACGGTGGCTGTGCCAAAACATGTGAAACGTGTAACGAAGATTAAACTACTGTTGATAGGGCACAGAATGGCCGTGACACtcttttcaattttgttgATCAATTTAACGGTTACATCAGGCTGCCAGAATATTGTGCCTAAGTCTCTCTGTGTACCGTACCGAAAATCGAATCTAGTTCCTCCATAGGAGAAATGCATATAACGAGAAATGCATACCCTTTTCTCAACGGATCAGTGAAAATCGTGTGTAAATCGAACCGACACCGAGCAGTACACCGGTCAATAGCTTGCCAACTCTTGACGGTTGACGGTTCTTCACTCTTGTTCGCCATTTCGCGACGGATTCAAACCGCATTCACTCCCAACCGGATTTTTCCCAGATGCAACCGGGTACGTGTCGTGATCAGTGTTGAATTACGTCTCGCGACTCCTATAGCTTCTGGGTTCCAATATGAGGAAGCGCCGAAcgatttcaatcaaaacttGACATGACGTAGAAGTCGCTGTGAGTCATACGAAGAAGCAAATCAGAAGCGCCCTGTCCTTCTGTTGCCTTAGCAATACGCGACTCCAAGCGACACTCTTACTCGACGCCttgcttccggtcggtcggtcggtcttgCCGCGAAGGATTCACATCACACTGTCTTCAGTCACTGACTGTGCGGTGGAAGTCAAACCATAATCTTATTGTAAAAACAATCGAAGTAGCTCGcgaaaaaacaatcatcacACTGACGGAAGGCATTGATTGGGGGGTAATGGTAGATTGATGGCGTTAAAGGCGGCCGCGATATCCTTGGGCGCAGATCGGACGGGCCCTTGAGACTGAGGACGGTTCCACAGAGCCGCgagcaataaatatttattgataAATTTCATACACAGAGCTGTTGGAGACCTTTGGAGTGTGTGTCGCTTTGCGGCTCCTTGAAGAAGATGTATCTGAAAACCACCCCTCACACAGGCACTCGAATGTAAACGAaagctcttcttcttcttcttttttggcgctacaaccgctgagcagtcttggcctggcaccagagacaatgctaatctctgatgctcttctgtaacttttaattttttacggacgggattgttagccccgcgccaacccccctgtcacgccggtatcgggaatcgaaaccatggccggttgagttacaaccgatcccgggattcgaaccacggccagctgcgctgacagctctatcagcgggggtaaacGAAAGctataaatgaaataaattgaaaacctCACAAAGAGGTCGTCCGTGACGATTGAATACTGATGGGCACACGACGAGAGCGTGTCAATTTTATCCTCGAATGGTTCGAAAAAGAGCTTCAAATTGACGGTTACGGAGAAGTGATTACGTGGGTTGATGGCGTTTAACAGGGTCAGCACAGTGACAGGATTGCGATCTGGCTTCGTTTCAGATTATGAAAATATCCATCTACAAAGTGCTGATTTTCGTGGCACTCGCTACGGTGATGCTCTGCTGTCAGCCGTCGGAAGCCGGACCCGCCCGTCAGCTGGCAAGCCTGGCGGCGAGGGCCTCCAAGATTCCGCGCTCCATCCGGGCCCCGTTCCGCAACCAGGAGATGATGACGGCCCGAGGCTTCGGTAAGCGCCGGGCACCGATCGGTGTGAACTACGGCGGAGGCGGAAGCGGCCACCCGGCACACCACGGCGCCGACGAGACCGCTAGCTGGGCCGACGAGAAGCACGAGCTCGGCAAACTGATCGACGACTTCGCCGGACTCGATTCGAACGAtccgctgcagcagctgatcgTGAGCGAACAGGAGAACAGGTGAGTGAGACACACTCTTTCTCATCGCCCCCGGCaaaacccatcatcatcctttcTGGGTGGATCCGTTTCAGCTTCCCCCTGGAGTGGTTCGCCAACGAAATGTCCACCAACCCGACGTTGGCCAAATCGATCTTGCAGCGCTTCGTCGACACCAACCGGGATGGGTTACTGGAGGCCAGCGAGCTGCTACCACCGGGCGGTGCGAGCCCGAACGATGTCGGCGAGTTGTTCTAAGCACACGAAGGAAGGATTACACTTTTCCCCAAACATTACCCACTTGCGTTCCGAACCTATCGCCATGCCATGCTGTTACCCCCACCGATACTACCACGCAAATCACGACGAGCCCAATTACTTAATCCTAGCGTTACAACACTCCCAAAGAGCCCTGCAATCTTGCATTCGCTGCGGTCTGTTTCCGACAGCGAATGACAGAGAAACTCTAGACGTAGTTTATTAACCGAAAGAATCTCCAAATATCAGACCCCCAACACGGAACACGCGCGACCTAAAAGTGGAGCCAATAAAGGGCTGGGTATTGGTTTCAATTTCAGGTTTCAACTGTTcttcacttccggtggccactttgtgCAGGAGTGCACGGCGCAGGTAAGATGTTTCTGCTCCGACTGGCAGGATGTGCCACGTCGCACCCTCTCCTGCGTTAGCTATTGTTCACGGTGCCGGGTAATGGCCCGTGTTGTGTAGCATAGTAGATGTTAAGAACGGGGTGCTACATTTATTACCAAGCATCGAAGCAGTGTACACAAACAGGCAACCCAGAGACGGTTCGTGTATCAGGATTAATGTTAATATTTGAGGTAGACAATTGGGCGAAAGATGAGGTGGAAACAGGCTTGATAGCGCTACactaaaataacaaacaaGATACGATATTTGGAACTGGTCAGAGAAAGAGATAATGATACCTTAATGATTGTGAAATTTACACACGACAAAGCATTAACAGTTATACACACTGACTAGAAAAATCAGAGACAGGTAAAATAGAACAAGCAAACAGAAACCGAACACAAACATACCGAGTCCGACAGTAACAGTTGTAAAATACGAGAGAAATACATATTGGTTCAACAGCAACTACAGTAGTCGAGTGATTAGTTACGTGGTCATTTTATGTGATCTCTAGCTCTAGTAGTATCTGGGATATGAAAGAAAGTACGAGGTGGTGTGGCAAACAATAGAACTGTTAAATATaggttaaataaataaactgtTTCGGACAGCGGTTTTGGAACTGGTCTGTTCCATTTGGGTCAGTCTGCTCGGCCTGCTCTGCTTGACCCAGCCTATTTGGGACAAACTTCGATTATTGGCCCCAAATGGAAGAAGCAGCAGAGACGGTAACTTTCAATTATTGGGAGTTTGCGGTTTACTTCGGGCTGTAAAGATGCACTGCATGAACTGAGGGGAACGTTTTGAGGTGGACTGATTCAATTACCGGTTGAATTCAATTACACGCACAACAATGACTAATGCTTGCTAGCAAATGTCGACTATCGGCAAATTGTTCCATTATTAAAATGGTCTCATTTAGTTGTTAAATGTACGCTGAGTCACAATTACTAAAACTTGAAGCGCCTCTCGAGAACATTCCAAGACGCCAAACATCCTTCTGGCAGCCCGTTCGGAATTGATGAATGGACTACGGTGGGTCGGAAGCAAGTGCCACTATCACGGCCACCATGGGTCCCATGACCAACCTTGTGGTCAGCTTATCGGGGAATTGGGTGACCAGTCTAAAGACCTCCATTACGTGGTGTAAGGTTGCGTGCGGCTACGTGAAAACACTTCCGGTATCCAATGGAGCGACTGATTGAAGATAGCCATCAGAAGAGACACCACAACAAACAGCGAGAGAGCGGGGTACATGTTGACCATCACCACaaccatccgtccgtccggcctgGGTGGCTGGGGTCAGTTGACAACGCTAGCGATACGGTGAAGATGTAGCCACCCCGGAACAGCACTATTCAGTTAGGTGCGCTGATATCACGGTACCTACGATCTCCGCAAATGCCATTTCGATGTAGCGGATGACCGGCGAGCGGACCGGCACTTACCGCTCGACACCCGATACTGACCACCGGTCACGCAGACGGTGCTGACGGGAAGGTCCGCATTCCatccgatcgacgatcgaagGATAACGAGAGCAATCACTGTGGGAAGCACCATGAGTCACCTGATATCGGTTGACGGTAGGATTCCCAGACGGTATACTATAAAACGGACCCACACCGAACCGCTACGCATCATTCCTCAGTGCCAGCAGACGGGAAGCTtacacagagagacagagagagagagagagagcgagagagcgagagtaaGCAGACTCACGCGCTGCAAACATCCTTCGGAGCAACCCAGCATCCCAGTGGCCCAGCCAGTTCTGAGAATGAACGGTAAGTGATCCGCTTTCGAGGGGGCGTCGTTCTCGGTTCTTATTCCATCCCTTCACGCAGCTTTTCAGCcattgctggtggtggtggcagtggcgctCTGCAGTGTCAGTGCGCAGCAGTCATTCCGGTACGAGGATGGCATTCCGGATGCGCGATGCCCA
Coding sequences within it:
- the LOC128277285 gene encoding allatotropins-like, with translation MEIMKISIYKVLIFVALATVMLCCQPSEAGPARQLASLAARASKIPRSIRAPFRNQEMMTARGFGKRRAPIGVNYGGGGSGHPAHHGADETASWADEKHELGKLIDDFAGLDSNDPLQQLIVSEQENSFPLEWFANEMSTNPTLAKSILQRFVDTNRDGLLEASELLPPGGASPNDVGELF